One region of Desmodus rotundus isolate HL8 chromosome 11, HLdesRot8A.1, whole genome shotgun sequence genomic DNA includes:
- the GJE1 gene encoding LOW QUALITY PROTEIN: putative gap junction epsilon-1 protein (The sequence of the model RefSeq protein was modified relative to this genomic sequence to represent the inferred CDS: inserted 2 bases in 2 codons; deleted 1 base in 1 codon): MSLNYIKNFCEGCVKPPTVISQFHTLFLGSIQMFFLPVLGSAVYGHEALHFGGDPDEXEINRLCYNQFRPITPQVFWALQLVVVLVPGATFHLHTAGKSIIKNAFFKSPSTLIYIPSVLLRISLEVILFWLQIHLFHFQVKPLYLCDTGSLGEKLTIIKCMVPEHFENTSFLLAVYTFTVITMILCVVEXFEIIFRLCFLIKQ; encoded by the exons ATGTCTCTAAACTACATCAAAAACTTCTGTGAAGGATGT GTGAAGCCTCCAACTGTGATCAGTCAATTCCACACCCTTTTCTTGGGATCCATCCAAATGTTCTTTCTTCCAGTACTAGGCTCTGCGGTCTATGGACATGAGGCTTTGCACTTCGGTGGTGATCCAGACG AGGAAATAAACCGCTTGTGCTACAACCAGTTCAGGCCAATCACTCCACAA GTGTTCTGGGCTTTACAACTAGTGGTTGTTCTGGTTCCTGGTGCTACTTTCCATCTTCACACTGCAGGTAAAAGCATCATCAAGAATGCCTTCTTCAAAAGCCCATCTACACTAATTTATATCCCATCTGTTTTATTAAGAATTAGTCTAGAGGTGATATTATTTTGGCTTCAAAttcacctctttcatttccaagTCAAACCTCTCTACCTGTGTGATACTGGATCTCTTGGGGAA AAACTTACCATTATAAAATGCATGGTGCCAGAACACTTTGAGAATACCAGTTTTCTCCTTGCAGTGTATACATTTACTGTAATTACCATGATATTATGTGTTGTTG TTTTTGAGATCATATTTAGATTATGCTTTCTAATTAAGCAGTGA